TATGCCGATGGAGCTTCTAATCAAACAAACCGTACCCCAAAAGATCAAACAAACCAATCATATCAAGAACAAGCAAATCGAGACTACTATGGAGATACATACAGAGGAGGAGGCAGAGGTGGTCGTTCTCATTACTATAGGGGAAGAGGTCGAGGTCGTTTCAATGGAGGACGAGATGCCTCAAGGATAACTTGTTAAAGTGTGACAAAGTTGGCCACTTCGTAGCTCAATGTCCAGACTGTCTACTAAAGTTACAGGAGGCTCAAGAAAACGACAATACCTCAACACAAGAAGCTGATGAACTTATGATGCATGAAGTAGTGTTCTTGAACGAGAAGAACGACTTGCAAGAGAATATGTGGTACCTCGACAACGGAGCTAGCAACCATATGACCGGAGATAGAAGGTATTTTTCTAGCATTAACAATGCCATTACCGGAAAAGTACGGTTTGGCGATGACTCCCGTATAGATATCAAGGGAAAAGGCACAATATCTTGCACCGACATGAACGGAGAGTCGAGAAAGATGACTGATGTGTACTCCATCCCTGATCTGAAGAGTAATATCATAAGCTTAGGTCAAGCAACTGAAGCAGGCTGTTATATCAGGATGAAAGGAGAAGAGTTGACAATGCACGATCAATACGGGAATTTACTCGTCAAAGCTAGATGATGAAGAAATCGGCTGTATAAAGTTCATATGGGAATAAAGCCAAGTACGTGTCTCCACACATCAACAGAGAATGAATCACGAAGATGGCATTCGCGATTGGGTCATATAAACCTTAATTGCTTGAAGAACATGATGCAAAAGGAAC
This region of Brassica napus cultivar Da-Ae chromosome C5, Da-Ae, whole genome shotgun sequence genomic DNA includes:
- the LOC106414165 gene encoding uncharacterized protein LOC106414165 is translated as MGRLKAYKEQIADEEEQGKLMYADGASNQTNRTPKDQTNQSYQEQANRDYYGDTYRGGGRGGRSHYYRGRGRAQCPDCLLKLQEAQENDNTSTQEADELMMHEVVFLNEKNDLQENMWYLDNGASNHMTGDRRYFSSINNAITGKVRFGDDSRIDIKGKGTISCTDMNGESRKMTDVYSIPDLKSNIISLGQATEAGCYIRMKGEELTMHDQYGNLLVKAR